A window of Paenibacillus sp. 19GGS1-52 contains these coding sequences:
- a CDS encoding allophanate hydrolase: MVPKQIPLKLSVSELRKAYLVGALTPKEVIDAVIARASNDESMNIWITPPSLDFIQPHLDRLSTLDPQEYPLWGIPFAIKDNIDLGGVETTAGCAEYAYTPEQHSGIVARLIEAGALPVGKSNLDQFATGLVGTRSPYGEAHNALRPELISGGSSAGSSVAVARGQAAFSLGTDTAGSGRVPAALHGLVGWKPSLGSWPVIGVVPACASLDCVTVMAHTLEDVLEVDNVARGFHENDPWSRHLPAPVEKLPLRICVPKEPLVFFGPFAELYQRAWESALEKLQTLNINVETINTDLFSEAAAILYEGPWVAERWADLGNFIEANPGVAFPVTETVLRSGAAAEYDAASVFQAMHKLQSFKLEARKRLQDAVLILPTVGGTWTRAQVRKDPIATNRQMGLYTNHCNLLDLCAVALPAGYADVDLPFGITLFAPAEAEGLIRAAAKLFSLSQELELRGEGEHVVGQ, translated from the coding sequence ATGGTCCCTAAGCAAATTCCTTTGAAATTATCGGTCTCTGAGCTTCGCAAAGCCTATCTAGTTGGTGCATTGACACCAAAGGAAGTAATCGATGCTGTTATAGCTCGCGCCTCCAACGACGAAAGCATGAATATTTGGATTACACCACCGTCCTTAGACTTTATTCAACCACATTTGGACCGTTTGTCTACACTTGATCCACAGGAATATCCGCTTTGGGGCATTCCTTTTGCCATCAAGGATAATATCGATCTTGGTGGAGTGGAGACTACAGCAGGTTGTGCGGAGTATGCCTATACCCCGGAGCAGCATTCTGGCATAGTGGCAAGATTAATTGAAGCAGGGGCTCTCCCGGTTGGGAAAAGCAATCTGGATCAGTTCGCTACCGGATTGGTTGGAACGCGGAGTCCTTATGGCGAAGCCCACAATGCGCTGCGGCCTGAACTAATTAGTGGCGGTTCCAGTGCAGGCTCATCAGTTGCTGTCGCCCGTGGGCAGGCTGCCTTCTCACTAGGCACAGATACTGCCGGATCCGGACGTGTGCCTGCTGCCTTGCACGGGCTTGTCGGCTGGAAGCCCAGTCTAGGTTCATGGCCCGTTATTGGTGTGGTTCCCGCCTGTGCGAGCCTTGACTGTGTCACTGTTATGGCGCACACGCTGGAAGATGTGCTGGAAGTTGACAATGTTGCCAGAGGATTCCACGAGAATGACCCGTGGTCACGCCACTTACCGGCACCTGTGGAGAAATTACCTCTGCGAATCTGTGTGCCGAAAGAGCCACTAGTCTTCTTTGGCCCGTTCGCGGAATTGTATCAACGCGCTTGGGAGTCAGCACTGGAGAAACTGCAGACGTTAAATATTAATGTGGAAACCATAAATACAGATTTGTTTTCTGAAGCAGCAGCGATTCTGTACGAAGGTCCTTGGGTTGCCGAGCGCTGGGCTGACTTGGGGAACTTTATTGAGGCTAATCCTGGTGTGGCTTTCCCGGTTACCGAAACCGTGCTGCGCTCTGGGGCGGCTGCTGAATATGATGCAGCTTCGGTATTCCAAGCTATGCATAAGCTGCAGAGCTTTAAGCTTGAAGCCCGAAAAAGACTTCAAGATGCAGTGTTAATCCTTCCAACAGTAGGAGGGACCTGGACACGCGCTCAGGTTAGAAAGGACCCCATTGCCACCAACCGGCAGATGGGTCTATATACAAACCATTGCAATCTACTGGATCTATGTGCGGTAGCGCTGCCTGCAGGTTATGCGGACGTCGATCTGCCGTTTGGTATTACCCTGTTTGCACCCGCTGAAGCAGAGGGTCTTATCCGTGCAGCGGCGAAGCTTTTCTCCCTTTCGCAAGAGCTGGAGTTAAGAGGGGAGGGTGAACATGTTGTTGGACAATAA
- a CDS encoding urea amidolyase associated protein UAAP1 — MKLQDIWSERMHPGGKWSGRIGRGKQIRFTAMEPGANVSLMLFNAFELTEHYNMPDTLKAQHTSHLTQGNVLMSDNGHVLASIILDDLGWHDPIGGYTLRSVTEAKYGVSPYQEQRNDRYRSGQDNLATELVRNGLGMRDLSPVVNLFSKVFCDDEGNLHFESGHCPAGASVTLRTEMDVLLLVSNTPNPLDASAAYPSVPVKIEVLPALPVDDHDECVNYCPENRRAFENTWDYYKLQD; from the coding sequence ATGAAGCTACAAGATATATGGAGTGAAAGGATGCATCCAGGAGGTAAATGGTCCGGCAGAATTGGACGGGGCAAGCAAATACGCTTTACGGCTATGGAGCCGGGGGCAAATGTCTCATTGATGCTGTTCAATGCTTTTGAATTAACGGAGCACTATAATATGCCGGATACACTGAAAGCACAGCATACCTCCCATTTAACCCAAGGTAATGTACTGATGAGTGATAATGGCCATGTGTTGGCGAGTATAATTCTGGATGATTTAGGCTGGCATGATCCTATTGGAGGTTATACCCTACGCTCGGTGACAGAGGCGAAATATGGAGTGAGCCCTTATCAAGAGCAACGCAATGATCGCTATCGCAGCGGACAGGATAATTTGGCTACAGAACTTGTGCGCAACGGTTTGGGTATGAGGGATCTGTCTCCTGTGGTAAATCTGTTCTCCAAAGTATTCTGTGATGATGAAGGCAATCTGCATTTTGAATCCGGACACTGCCCGGCTGGTGCGAGCGTTACCCTGCGTACTGAAATGGATGTTCTGCTGCTCGTATCCAACACACCTAATCCATTAGATGCAAGTGCTGCTTATCCTTCCGTTCCTGTAAAGATAGAAGTTCTTCCAGCCCTACCGGTAGATGATCATGATGAATGTGTGAATTACTGTCCGGAGAACCGCCGGGCATTTGAGAATACATGGGACTATTATAAGCTTCAGGACTGA
- a CDS encoding urea amidolyase associated protein UAAP2, whose protein sequence is MSAFIRVESRRIAEEAVYDQVVSAGEGWMKELLPGQVLRIIDLAGNQAADTLLYDADNPEDHYSAVQTITAQGNIYLTTGSVLRTESGKPLATIVADTCGRHDTLGGACSSQSNTVRYAHEKGYMHNCRDTFMLELSRHPEGAKYGKQDLAPNINFFMNVPVTPEGGLTFEDGVSGPGCYVELEAERRAMVLISNCPQLNNPCNAYNPTPVRILIWNT, encoded by the coding sequence ATGAGTGCATTCATAAGGGTGGAAAGTAGACGGATAGCTGAAGAAGCAGTTTATGATCAAGTTGTTTCTGCAGGAGAGGGTTGGATGAAGGAGTTGCTTCCAGGACAAGTGCTGCGAATTATAGATCTGGCAGGCAATCAGGCAGCAGATACGCTGCTGTATGATGCCGATAATCCGGAGGATCATTATAGTGCAGTGCAGACGATCACTGCCCAGGGTAATATCTATCTTACGACTGGTTCCGTATTGCGCACAGAATCGGGTAAGCCGCTGGCTACGATAGTAGCAGATACCTGTGGTCGTCACGATACGCTTGGCGGTGCATGCTCTTCGCAGAGCAACACGGTGCGTTATGCGCATGAGAAGGGATATATGCATAATTGCCGTGATACCTTTATGCTGGAGCTTTCGCGACATCCAGAGGGGGCGAAATACGGCAAACAGGATTTAGCTCCTAATATTAATTTTTTCATGAACGTTCCAGTAACACCAGAGGGAGGATTAACCTTTGAGGATGGTGTCTCGGGTCCTGGGTGTTATGTGGAGCTGGAGGCGGAACGCCGGGCAATGGTGCTGATCAGCAACTGCCCGCAGTTGAATAATCCCTGTAATGCCTACAATCCTACACCGGTCAGGATCTTGATCTGGAATACATGA
- a CDS encoding ABC transporter substrate-binding protein, with product MKTNKTTGFFALAMSSLLVLAGCGNDNSNTAATNAAATNSPSTEVTTSAAPAADDVTIRFGFSPWLGSAGAIVANEKKIFADKGVNVEFVQMEGNTRDAFMSGKLDAVVQSLDAVVQMKAKEDPKDPVQVIAVIDRSKGADGIIANADIASLDQLKGKSVAVSIGSVAHFLLLNALQTANLKESDVEIVNMNNNLAGSTFMAGQVDAAVTWEPYLSEAAAKGGHLLYSTAEAPNLIVDALVVKKSMIDEHPDAVKAMVESFNEGLELFNTTDEGKKIVADALGMDVPAVESTIATLDLTTSAASKTMLVDNKAEWEATMDGFSAFFMDQKILTEKVDSTGIINDFLYE from the coding sequence ATGAAAACTAACAAAACAACAGGATTTTTCGCCCTTGCCATGTCCTCTCTGCTTGTCCTAGCCGGCTGTGGCAATGACAATTCTAATACTGCAGCAACGAATGCAGCTGCAACGAATTCACCGAGTACAGAGGTCACTACTTCAGCTGCACCAGCAGCAGACGATGTAACCATCCGCTTCGGCTTCAGTCCTTGGCTCGGCTCCGCAGGTGCTATTGTAGCCAATGAGAAAAAGATTTTTGCCGACAAAGGCGTTAATGTAGAATTTGTACAAATGGAAGGAAATACGCGAGATGCATTTATGTCCGGCAAGCTCGATGCTGTTGTTCAATCGCTCGATGCAGTCGTTCAAATGAAAGCTAAAGAAGATCCGAAGGATCCGGTGCAGGTTATTGCTGTAATCGACAGATCCAAAGGGGCAGATGGTATCATTGCTAACGCCGATATCGCTTCACTGGATCAATTGAAGGGCAAAAGCGTTGCTGTATCCATTGGCTCGGTTGCCCACTTCCTACTGCTGAACGCTCTGCAGACTGCTAATCTAAAAGAATCCGATGTGGAAATTGTCAATATGAACAACAATCTAGCTGGATCAACCTTTATGGCTGGCCAAGTCGATGCCGCGGTTACTTGGGAGCCCTACTTGTCAGAAGCTGCTGCTAAAGGCGGACACCTGTTGTATTCCACTGCCGAAGCACCCAACTTGATTGTAGATGCATTGGTTGTGAAGAAAAGCATGATCGACGAGCACCCGGATGCGGTAAAAGCTATGGTTGAGTCTTTTAATGAGGGGCTTGAATTGTTCAACACTACCGATGAAGGCAAAAAAATTGTAGCCGATGCGTTAGGTATGGATGTGCCTGCAGTAGAGAGCACCATTGCTACGCTGGACCTCACGACCTCCGCAGCTTCAAAAACGATGCTTGTTGATAACAAAGCTGAATGGGAAGCAACGATGGATGGCTTCTCCGCATTCTTTATGGATCAGAAGATTCTGACCGAAAAAGTAGATTCCACAGGAATTATTAACGACTTCCTTTACGAGTAG
- the proC gene encoding pyrroline-5-carboxylate reductase, which produces MCQQPSVPLINHNIVFYGAGSMAEAIVRGMISRSVVSSDKIIMLNRSGSERLAELRSRYGVIGSNDSEQKIEYLRNSPVIVLAMKPKDAAEALRNLGPILSADQLIISVIAGLSIRTIQGLLGTQQPVVRTMPNTSSSIGLGATGLAFSKQVDEAGRRLALNIFEAVGLTTVIDEERMETLTGISGSGPAYIYYMMEAMIAAGIRGGLPVEQSTELTVQTVLGAARMVQQTGETPAALRKKVTSPNGSTQAALEVLDKGDFFETVIAAVNRCAERSREMGVALEQELK; this is translated from the coding sequence ATGTGTCAGCAACCTTCAGTTCCACTTATTAATCATAATATTGTGTTTTATGGCGCAGGCTCGATGGCAGAAGCTATCGTTCGCGGAATGATTTCCCGTAGTGTGGTGTCATCCGACAAGATCATTATGCTAAACCGCAGCGGGAGTGAGCGCTTGGCCGAACTGCGAAGCCGCTATGGCGTTATAGGCAGCAACGATTCGGAGCAAAAAATAGAATATCTGCGAAATTCTCCGGTCATTGTTTTAGCAATGAAACCTAAGGATGCTGCGGAAGCTTTGCGCAACCTAGGACCAATCCTCTCTGCGGATCAGCTGATCATCTCTGTCATTGCAGGCTTGTCTATCCGCACCATTCAGGGTCTGCTAGGTACCCAACAACCCGTAGTACGCACGATGCCCAATACTTCAAGTTCGATTGGCCTCGGGGCTACAGGTTTAGCTTTTTCCAAGCAAGTGGATGAGGCTGGTCGTCGTCTTGCCCTTAACATCTTTGAAGCTGTTGGCCTGACAACCGTCATCGATGAGGAACGGATGGAAACCTTAACCGGCATCTCTGGCAGCGGCCCAGCTTATATCTATTACATGATGGAAGCCATGATCGCGGCCGGTATCCGTGGTGGACTTCCTGTGGAACAAAGCACTGAACTCACGGTACAAACCGTTCTGGGTGCCGCCCGCATGGTGCAGCAGACCGGAGAAACACCCGCTGCCCTGCGCAAAAAAGTAACTTCACCGAACGGTTCTACCCAAGCGGCGCTGGAAGTGCTAGATAAAGGGGATTTCTTCGAAACGGTCATAGCCGCAGTGAACCGCTGTGCAGAACGCTCTCGAGAGATGGGCGTAGCACTGGAGCAAGAACTCAAATAG
- the uca gene encoding urea carboxylase — protein MFDKVLIANRGTIAVRIERTLKAMGIASVAVYTQADQASLHVRGADEAVLIGEGAPQTSYLNAELILQIAKQTGAQAIHPGYGFLSENAEFARACQEEGIVFIGPTPEQMDIFGLKHSAREIAASTGVPLLPGTGLLIELKEALQEAEAIGYPVILKSTAGGGGIGMRICWGESELSDAFASVTHLAESNFNNGGVFVEKYIAKARHIEVQIFGNRYGEVVVLGERDCSIQRRNQKVVEETPAPNLPSKVRTELLDAARKLAQAAGYRSAGTVEFLYDPEAEAFYFLEVNTRLQVEHGVTEEVLGIDLVEWMVREAADELQGLQNLVPEPQGHSIQARIYAEDCLRDFRPSAGQLDRVVLSAKARNETWVTDGVEVTTLYDPMLAKIIVHGQDREEAVHKLVLALQESRFYGVTTNLSYVTELLLEQEFLAGRVFTRLLEGFAPAEHALEVLDGGVQSTVQDHPGRTGYWNVGVPPCGPMDPLSFQIGNKLLGNPEHAPGLEMTLRGGSYRFRGEVWFCLTGADMSATLDGVLVPMMVPVQARQGQTLLFGEAKVGIRTYLLLAGGFDMPQVMGSSSTFTLGNFGGHGGRALRTGDVLGILPSKPPLFREALLPASRPVLSRTPIIGVIPGPHCTAEFLSPEYLEQLTGTEWEVHFNSSRTGVRLIGPAPLWTREDGGVAGLHPSNIHDNAYAVGTLDLTGDMPILLGPDGPSLGGFVCPVTTASAEFWKLGQLRPGDKVLFQLLTLEEAEELRDSQEQFLQALGNNRVVDLPLPGLPQLTSEFMQNDPILFYEDGNRQFPLTIRCSGDCNVLVEYGAMELDLLLRFQVHALMQAIQDNGEIPLIDLTPGIRSLQIHLDLSRMTVKEAAQIIIRIDSELPALDSIRVPSRIVNLPLSWDDPATRIAIERYQNNVRPDAPWCPSNIDFIRRINGLDSMEEVKKIVFEANYLVLGLGDVYLGAPVATPTDPRHRLVTTKYNPARTWTPENAVGIGGAYLCVYGMEGPGGYQFVGRTVQMWNRLRSTESFQPDKPWLLRFFDQIRFYPVSAEELLVMREDFLHGRFEADIVETTFDLGEYLDFLDSIEETAGEFSGRQQQAFNEERESWKRLGLAEYMSEQEHAEPSVEQEIPLGAVAIRSDMPGSVWKILVAVGQKIEEGDTLVIQESMKMEFNQKATCTGTVAAIYVHQGEAVQAGQLLVSIVE, from the coding sequence ATGTTTGATAAAGTACTAATTGCCAATAGAGGTACGATTGCCGTTCGTATAGAGCGCACACTTAAAGCTATGGGTATTGCATCCGTAGCTGTGTATACCCAAGCGGATCAGGCTAGCCTCCATGTAAGAGGAGCAGATGAAGCGGTTCTGATAGGCGAGGGCGCTCCGCAGACCAGTTATCTAAATGCTGAACTTATTCTGCAAATTGCTAAACAGACGGGTGCACAGGCGATTCATCCAGGCTATGGATTTTTAAGTGAAAATGCGGAATTTGCCCGAGCCTGCCAGGAGGAAGGGATTGTGTTCATTGGTCCCACTCCAGAGCAGATGGATATATTCGGGTTGAAGCACTCGGCAAGAGAAATCGCTGCTTCCACAGGGGTTCCGCTGCTGCCGGGAACTGGCCTGCTTATTGAACTGAAAGAAGCGCTGCAGGAAGCGGAAGCCATCGGATATCCTGTAATACTCAAAAGTACAGCTGGCGGCGGTGGAATCGGGATGCGCATATGCTGGGGGGAGTCCGAGCTAAGTGATGCCTTTGCATCCGTAACCCATCTGGCAGAGTCCAACTTTAACAATGGTGGAGTTTTTGTAGAGAAATATATAGCGAAGGCCCGTCATATTGAGGTGCAAATCTTTGGGAACCGTTACGGGGAAGTTGTTGTACTTGGAGAAAGAGACTGTTCTATTCAGCGCCGCAACCAGAAAGTCGTCGAAGAGACACCTGCCCCGAACCTACCTTCTAAAGTAAGAACAGAACTGCTGGACGCAGCTCGTAAGCTGGCTCAGGCGGCTGGCTATCGCAGTGCCGGAACGGTCGAGTTTCTATATGATCCTGAGGCGGAAGCCTTCTATTTTCTGGAGGTGAATACACGTCTGCAAGTGGAGCACGGGGTTACCGAGGAAGTGTTGGGTATAGACCTTGTGGAATGGATGGTCCGTGAAGCGGCAGATGAACTGCAGGGGTTGCAGAACCTTGTGCCTGAACCGCAAGGACATAGCATACAAGCGCGAATCTACGCCGAGGATTGTTTGCGCGATTTCCGTCCCAGTGCAGGACAGTTGGATCGTGTTGTGCTCTCCGCGAAAGCACGTAATGAAACATGGGTAACCGATGGCGTAGAGGTAACAACGCTGTACGATCCGATGCTAGCCAAGATTATTGTTCATGGGCAGGACCGGGAAGAAGCGGTCCATAAGTTAGTGCTTGCTCTGCAAGAAAGCCGCTTCTACGGCGTAACGACGAATTTATCCTATGTTACCGAGCTACTGCTGGAACAGGAATTCCTTGCTGGACGTGTGTTTACACGCCTGCTCGAAGGATTTGCCCCCGCTGAACATGCACTTGAGGTATTGGATGGAGGGGTTCAGTCTACCGTTCAGGATCATCCTGGACGCACCGGCTACTGGAATGTCGGAGTTCCACCCTGCGGTCCGATGGACCCGCTGTCGTTCCAAATTGGCAACAAGCTGCTGGGCAATCCAGAACATGCGCCGGGGTTAGAAATGACGCTCCGCGGAGGCTCCTACCGGTTCCGTGGTGAGGTTTGGTTCTGCCTCACTGGTGCGGATATGAGTGCCACTCTAGATGGAGTGCTCGTCCCGATGATGGTTCCGGTCCAGGCCAGACAAGGCCAGACTTTGTTGTTTGGTGAGGCGAAAGTAGGTATTCGCACATATTTGTTGCTAGCAGGCGGATTTGATATGCCACAGGTAATGGGCAGCTCATCAACATTCACCCTAGGCAATTTCGGTGGGCATGGAGGCAGGGCGCTTCGCACGGGGGATGTGCTGGGTATTCTGCCTTCGAAGCCTCCCTTATTTCGCGAAGCTTTATTGCCAGCGAGCCGTCCTGTACTCTCCCGTACGCCAATAATAGGCGTAATCCCAGGTCCACATTGTACAGCGGAATTTCTGAGTCCTGAATATTTGGAGCAGTTGACAGGAACGGAGTGGGAAGTTCATTTCAACAGCTCGCGCACTGGCGTACGCCTGATCGGTCCGGCCCCACTCTGGACGCGGGAGGATGGTGGAGTGGCGGGACTACATCCTTCGAATATTCATGACAATGCATATGCTGTAGGTACACTTGATTTAACGGGTGACATGCCGATTCTGCTTGGCCCTGACGGTCCAAGTCTGGGTGGCTTTGTCTGTCCTGTGACTACCGCCTCAGCGGAATTCTGGAAGCTTGGACAGCTGCGCCCAGGGGACAAGGTTCTCTTTCAACTATTGACCTTAGAAGAAGCTGAAGAGCTACGGGATTCCCAAGAGCAGTTTCTGCAGGCGCTGGGAAATAATCGGGTTGTCGACTTACCGCTCCCTGGATTGCCGCAGCTGACGAGTGAATTTATGCAGAATGATCCGATCCTCTTCTATGAGGATGGAAACCGCCAGTTTCCGCTCACCATTCGCTGCAGTGGTGACTGCAATGTACTGGTAGAGTACGGGGCTATGGAGCTGGACTTACTGCTTCGTTTCCAGGTTCATGCTTTGATGCAGGCCATACAGGATAATGGGGAAATCCCGCTCATAGATTTGACACCCGGCATCCGCTCTTTGCAGATTCATCTGGACCTCTCTCGAATGACTGTTAAGGAAGCCGCACAAATTATTATTCGCATTGACAGTGAACTTCCCGCCTTGGACTCGATTCGCGTACCCTCACGTATTGTGAATCTCCCCTTGTCCTGGGATGATCCGGCTACCCGGATTGCTATTGAACGTTACCAGAATAACGTGCGTCCGGATGCACCCTGGTGTCCGAGCAATATTGATTTTATCCGCCGAATCAATGGATTGGACAGTATGGAAGAAGTGAAGAAAATTGTTTTTGAAGCGAATTATCTAGTGCTTGGGTTAGGGGATGTCTATCTGGGTGCACCCGTAGCTACTCCGACCGATCCGCGCCATCGACTGGTCACAACGAAATATAATCCGGCCCGAACCTGGACCCCGGAGAATGCCGTCGGCATAGGTGGAGCTTATCTGTGTGTATACGGAATGGAGGGGCCAGGTGGCTACCAGTTCGTTGGACGAACGGTTCAGATGTGGAATCGGTTGCGTTCTACAGAAAGCTTCCAGCCAGATAAACCGTGGTTGCTGCGGTTCTTCGACCAGATTCGCTTTTATCCGGTAAGTGCGGAGGAGCTGCTGGTCATGCGGGAGGATTTCCTGCATGGTCGTTTTGAAGCAGATATTGTGGAGACGACCTTTGATCTCGGTGAATATTTGGACTTCTTGGATTCGATCGAAGAGACTGCTGGCGAGTTCAGCGGTCGGCAACAGCAGGCTTTTAATGAGGAACGGGAAAGCTGGAAAAGATTAGGATTAGCTGAATATATGTCAGAGCAGGAACATGCTGAACCATCTGTAGAGCAGGAGATTCCGCTCGGAGCAGTAGCGATAAGAAGTGATATGCCGGGTAGTGTGTGGAAGATTCTAGTCGCTGTGGGCCAGAAGATTGAAGAGGGAGATACTTTGGTAATTCAGGAGAGTATGAAGATGGAGTTTAATCAAAAGGCAACTTGTACCGGTACCGTTGCTGCCATTTATGTCCACCAGGGAGAGGCGGTTCAAGCCGGACAGCTTCTGGTCAGTATCGTCGAATAG